A stretch of the Pan paniscus chromosome 2, NHGRI_mPanPan1-v2.0_pri, whole genome shotgun sequence genome encodes the following:
- the LOC100978744 gene encoding large ribosomal subunit protein eL30 translates to MVAAKKTKKSLESINSRLQLVMKSGKYVLGYKQTLKMIRQGKAKLVILANNCPALRKSEIEYYAMLAKTGVHHYSGNNIELGTACGKYYRVCTLAIIDPGDSDIIRSMPEQTVKSKPFHLQNFTCKP, encoded by the coding sequence ATGGTGGCCGCAAAGAAGACGAAAAAGTCGCTGGAGTCGATCAACTCTAGGCTCCAACTCGTTATGAAAAGTGGGAAGTACGTCCTGGGGTACAAGCAGACTCTGAAGATGATCAGACAAGGCAAAGCGAAATTGGTCATTCTCGCAAACAACTGCCCAGCTTTGAGGAAATCTGAAATAGAGTACTATGCTATGTTGGCTAAAACTGGTGTCCATCACTACAGTGGCAATAATATTGAACTGGGCACAGCATGCGGAAAATACTACAGAGTGTGCACACTGGCTATCATTGATCCAGGTGACTCTGACATCATTAGAAGCATGCCAGAACAGACGGTGAAAAGTAAACCTTTTCACCTACAAAATTTCACCTGCAAACCTTAA